A region of Streptomyces cinnamoneus DNA encodes the following proteins:
- a CDS encoding TetR/AcrR family transcriptional regulator, whose product MPREVRERQMLDAAVEVFARRGYRAASMDEIAELAGASKPLVYLYLNSKEDLFSACIRREATALMEAVRAAVDPAAPAESRLWSGLRAFFAHTAEHPAGWAVLSCQARTHGEPFAVVVAELRQEIVDLVTRLLAETADGAAAAGERDAGGAGALPGHEVSGLAHALVGAAESLAGWANDRTGAVPTAKETAATLMNVAWVGLENLMNGQRWTASARP is encoded by the coding sequence ATGCCGCGCGAGGTGCGCGAGCGTCAGATGCTCGACGCCGCCGTGGAGGTCTTCGCCCGGCGCGGCTACCGCGCCGCGTCCATGGACGAGATCGCCGAGCTGGCGGGGGCGTCGAAGCCGCTGGTCTACCTCTATCTCAACTCGAAGGAAGACCTCTTCAGCGCGTGCATCCGGCGTGAGGCGACGGCGCTGATGGAGGCCGTGCGGGCCGCGGTCGACCCGGCCGCCCCCGCCGAGAGCCGGCTGTGGAGCGGGCTGCGCGCCTTCTTCGCCCACACCGCCGAACACCCCGCCGGCTGGGCGGTGCTCAGCTGCCAGGCCCGTACGCACGGGGAGCCGTTCGCCGTGGTGGTGGCGGAGCTGCGGCAGGAGATCGTCGACCTCGTCACGCGGTTGCTGGCGGAAACGGCGGACGGCGCGGCGGCGGCGGGGGAGCGGGACGCCGGCGGCGCGGGGGCGCTTCCCGGCCACGAGGTCTCCGGCCTCGCGCACGCCCTGGTCGGGGCGGCGGAGTCGCTCGCCGGGTGGGCCAACGACCGCACCGGTGCCGTGCCCACGGCCAAGGAGACGGCGGCGACGCTGATGAACGTCGCGTGGGTGGGCCTGGAGAACCTCATGAACGGGCAGCGGTGGACGGCCTCCGCCCGCCCCTGA
- a CDS encoding DUF4229 domain-containing protein, protein MSTASSHKYASLRYTASRIGLLVACFAVVWVLCYAHLIPIGVNGSNIFWMLLLALVISGPLSFVLLRKQRDAMSVQISHRVDRAKERFAANAGQEDGV, encoded by the coding sequence GTGAGTACCGCCAGTAGCCACAAGTACGCCTCGCTGCGCTACACCGCCTCGCGCATAGGCCTGCTCGTCGCGTGCTTCGCGGTGGTGTGGGTGCTGTGCTACGCCCACCTCATCCCGATCGGGGTCAACGGCTCGAACATCTTCTGGATGCTGCTGCTCGCGCTCGTCATCTCGGGGCCCCTCAGCTTCGTGCTGCTGCGCAAGCAGCGCGACGCGATGTCCGTGCAGATCTCGCACCGGGTGGACCGGGCTAAGGAGCGCTTCGCCGCCAACGCCGGCCAGGAGGACGGGGTGTAA
- a CDS encoding Lrp/AsnC family transcriptional regulator yields the protein MDAVDRQLIQALRENGRASYAELGRLVGLSGPSVTDRINRLEAAGVITGYRATVNSASLGLGVTALIGIQLSDAADHEDVARRLRDLEEIEDCWFIAGDDSYMLKVRVGDVDGLERTIRRLSGTKGVSRTRTTIVLSTKWENRVGELPEDV from the coding sequence ATGGACGCGGTGGACAGGCAGCTCATCCAGGCCCTGCGGGAGAACGGCCGGGCCTCGTACGCGGAACTGGGCAGGCTCGTCGGCCTGTCCGGGCCGAGCGTCACGGACCGGATCAACCGCCTGGAGGCGGCGGGTGTCATCACCGGCTACCGGGCGACCGTCAACTCCGCGTCCCTCGGGCTCGGCGTCACGGCGCTCATCGGCATCCAGCTCTCGGACGCCGCCGACCACGAGGACGTGGCCCGCCGGCTGCGGGACCTGGAGGAGATCGAGGACTGCTGGTTCATCGCCGGCGACGACTCGTACATGCTCAAGGTCCGCGTCGGCGACGTCGACGGCCTGGAGCGCACCATCCGCCGGCTGTCCGGCACCAAGGGCGTCAGCCGCACCCGCACCACGATCGTGCTGTCCACCAAGTGGGAGAACCGGGTGGGCGAGCTGCCCGAGGACGTGTAA
- the mqnE gene encoding aminofutalosine synthase MqnE, producing the protein MDAGLKRELEEKVFAGERLTREDGVALYESDDLAWLGGLAHHVRTRKNGDVVHFNVNRHLNMTNVCTASCAYCSFQRKPGEKDAYTMRIEEAVRLAKAMESENLTELHIVNGLHPTLPWRYYPRSLRALKEALPNVSLKAFTATEIQHFEKISGMPAEEILDELIDAGLESLTGGGAEIFDWEVRQHIVDHDTHWEDWSRIHRLAHSKGLKGPATMLYGHIEEPRHRVDHVLRLRELQDETGGFHVFIPLRYQHDFVDMKDGKVRNRLQARTTMATGTEALKTFAVSRLLFDNVPHVKVFWVMHGVQTAQLALQHGADDMDGSVVEYKITHDADNYGTPNKLTRDDLLDLIREAGFRPVERNTRYEIIREYPGPDASLRESPQPMRV; encoded by the coding sequence ATGGACGCTGGGCTCAAGCGCGAGCTGGAGGAGAAGGTCTTCGCCGGGGAGCGGCTCACCCGCGAGGACGGCGTCGCGCTGTACGAGTCCGACGACCTGGCCTGGCTGGGCGGGCTGGCGCACCACGTGCGGACGCGGAAGAACGGCGACGTCGTCCACTTCAACGTCAACCGTCACCTCAACATGACGAACGTGTGCACGGCGTCGTGCGCCTACTGCTCGTTCCAGCGGAAGCCGGGCGAGAAGGACGCGTACACCATGCGCATCGAGGAGGCCGTCCGCCTGGCCAAGGCCATGGAGAGCGAGAACCTCACCGAGCTGCACATCGTCAACGGCCTCCACCCGACGCTGCCCTGGCGCTACTACCCGCGCTCCCTGCGGGCGCTCAAGGAGGCGCTGCCGAACGTCTCCCTGAAGGCGTTCACCGCGACCGAGATCCAGCACTTCGAGAAGATCTCGGGAATGCCCGCCGAGGAGATCCTCGACGAGCTGATCGACGCCGGTCTGGAGTCGCTGACCGGCGGTGGCGCGGAGATCTTCGACTGGGAGGTGCGGCAGCACATCGTCGACCACGACACCCACTGGGAGGACTGGTCGCGCATCCACCGCCTCGCCCACTCCAAGGGCCTCAAGGGCCCGGCGACGATGCTCTACGGGCACATCGAGGAGCCCCGGCACCGGGTGGACCACGTGCTGCGGCTGCGTGAGCTCCAGGACGAGACCGGCGGCTTCCACGTCTTCATCCCGCTGCGCTACCAGCACGACTTCGTGGACATGAAGGACGGCAAGGTCCGCAACCGCCTCCAGGCCCGCACGACGATGGCGACGGGCACCGAGGCGCTCAAGACCTTCGCCGTCTCGCGCCTGCTGTTCGACAACGTCCCGCACGTGAAGGTGTTCTGGGTCATGCACGGCGTCCAGACGGCCCAGCTGGCGCTCCAGCACGGCGCGGACGACATGGACGGCTCGGTCGTCGAGTACAAGATCACTCACGACGCCGACAACTACGGCACGCCCAACAAGCTCACCCGCGACGACCTGCTGGACCTCATCCGCGAGGCCGGCTTCCGTCCGGTGGAGCGCAACACGCGCTACGAGATCATCCGTGAGTACCCGGGCCCGGACGCCTCGCTGCGCGAGTCGCCCCAGCCGATGCGTGTGTGA
- a CDS encoding UbiX family flavin prenyltransferase codes for MERNEHSTRRRPWVVGVSGASGTPYAAAVVRGLLAAGEAVDLVVSRASRLTLLDETGIAFRDAHWRQDLTGWLSMGADGKPHAFDVDVSDVRYWPAGDLAAGPSSGSYPVKGMLIVPASTACVAGVALGLSKDLLQRVASVTLKERRPLIVAVRETPLSGQTLRQLVALDEAGAVVLPASPAFYAGATHIQDLVDFVAGRVLDAAGVPHRLYRRWEGELGGARGSRREG; via the coding sequence GTGGAGCGCAACGAACACTCAACGCGACGCCGGCCCTGGGTGGTCGGGGTGTCCGGCGCGTCCGGGACGCCCTACGCGGCGGCCGTCGTGCGGGGGCTGCTCGCGGCGGGCGAGGCCGTGGACCTGGTGGTCAGCCGCGCCTCGCGGCTGACGCTGCTCGACGAGACGGGGATCGCCTTCCGGGACGCGCACTGGCGGCAGGACCTGACCGGCTGGCTCTCGATGGGGGCGGACGGCAAGCCGCACGCCTTCGACGTCGACGTGTCCGACGTGCGGTACTGGCCAGCCGGGGATCTGGCGGCCGGCCCGTCCTCGGGCTCGTACCCCGTCAAGGGGATGCTCATCGTCCCGGCGAGCACGGCGTGCGTGGCCGGGGTGGCGCTCGGACTCTCGAAGGACCTCTTGCAGCGCGTGGCGAGCGTGACGCTGAAGGAGCGGCGACCGTTGATCGTCGCGGTGCGGGAGACGCCGCTCAGCGGTCAGACGCTCAGACAGCTGGTGGCGCTCGACGAGGCGGGAGCCGTGGTGCTGCCCGCTTCGCCGGCGTTCTACGCGGGGGCGACGCACATCCAGGATCTGGTGGACTTCGTCGCCGGGCGGGTGCTGGACGCGGCAGGGGTGCCGCATCGGCTGTACCGCCGGTGGGAGGGAGAGCTCGGTGGTGCGCGTGGCTCTCGCCGTGAGGGCTAG
- a CDS encoding dicarboxylate/amino acid:cation symporter, with translation MPATSRTSRIPKVPFWAQILLGLVLGALLGWAAKSGDVGWLQTTLDKIGGIFVQLLMVVVAPLVFFAILVSITNLRNVSNAARLATRTLLWFMITSLIAVVIGLAIGLLTDPGAGTGLTAADGADPKKKGSWLDFLTGIVPTDVITPFTELNVLQIVFMAAVAGVAVLQVGEKAQPLLSLSESVLELLQKVLWWVIRLAPLGSLGLVGKAVYKYGWNLISKYATFTADIYVGCALVLFVVYPLLLATVAKVNPLRFFKGAWPAIQLAFVSRSSVGTMPLTQKVTERLGVPKDYASFAVPFGSTTKMDGCASIYPAIAAIFVAQVFDVPLEVKDYVLIAFVSVIGSAATAGLTGATVMLTLTLSTLGLPMAGVGLLLAIDPIVDMMRTATNVAGQSVVPILVASREGILDREAYETADGSKLEAEPRPERQPAPVAA, from the coding sequence GTGCCCGCGACGTCGCGCACGTCCCGCATACCCAAGGTCCCCTTCTGGGCCCAGATCCTGCTCGGCCTGGTGCTGGGCGCCCTGCTCGGCTGGGCCGCCAAGAGCGGTGACGTCGGGTGGCTGCAGACCACCCTCGACAAGATCGGTGGCATCTTCGTCCAGCTGCTGATGGTCGTGGTCGCCCCGCTGGTCTTCTTCGCCATCCTGGTGTCGATCACCAACCTGCGGAACGTCTCCAACGCCGCCCGGCTGGCCACCCGCACCCTGCTCTGGTTCATGATCACGTCGCTGATCGCGGTGGTCATCGGCCTCGCCATCGGTCTGCTCACCGACCCGGGCGCCGGCACCGGCCTGACCGCCGCCGACGGCGCCGACCCCAAGAAGAAGGGGTCGTGGCTGGACTTCCTCACCGGAATCGTCCCGACCGACGTCATCACGCCGTTCACCGAGCTGAACGTGCTCCAGATCGTCTTCATGGCCGCCGTCGCCGGCGTCGCCGTCCTCCAGGTCGGCGAGAAGGCCCAGCCGCTGCTCTCGCTCAGCGAGTCCGTGCTGGAGCTGCTGCAGAAGGTGCTGTGGTGGGTCATCCGCCTCGCCCCGCTGGGCAGCCTCGGCCTCGTCGGCAAGGCCGTCTACAAGTACGGCTGGAACCTGATCAGCAAGTACGCGACCTTCACCGCCGACATCTACGTCGGCTGCGCCCTCGTGCTGTTCGTCGTCTACCCGCTGCTGCTGGCCACGGTCGCCAAGGTCAACCCGCTGCGGTTCTTCAAGGGCGCCTGGCCCGCCATCCAGCTGGCCTTCGTCTCCCGCTCCTCCGTCGGCACGATGCCGCTGACGCAGAAGGTCACCGAGCGCCTCGGCGTGCCCAAGGACTACGCCTCCTTCGCGGTGCCGTTCGGCTCGACGACCAAGATGGACGGCTGCGCCTCCATCTACCCGGCCATCGCCGCGATCTTCGTGGCCCAGGTCTTCGACGTGCCGCTGGAGGTCAAGGACTACGTCCTGATCGCCTTCGTCTCGGTCATCGGCTCCGCCGCCACCGCCGGCCTCACCGGCGCGACGGTCATGCTGACCCTGACCCTGTCGACGCTCGGCCTGCCGATGGCGGGCGTGGGCCTGCTGCTGGCCATCGACCCGATCGTGGACATGATGCGCACCGCGACGAACGTGGCCGGCCAGTCGGTCGTCCCGATCCTGGTCGCCTCCCGCGAGGGGATCCTCGACCGCGAGGCCTACGAGACCGCCGACGGCTCGAAGCTGGAGGCCGAGCCCCGGCCCGAGCGGCAGCCCGCGCCGGTGGCCGCGTAG